A genomic stretch from Fuerstiella sp. includes:
- the rpsL gene encoding 30S ribosomal protein S12: MPTINQLVRKPRKQQRARSKTPLLEGCPQKRGVCLQVKTVTPKKPNSALRKVARVRLSNGKELTAYIPGEGHNLQEHSIVMIRGGRVRDLPGVRYKVVRGVLDTLGVSDRRQARSRYGNKRPK, translated from the coding sequence ATGCCGACTATTAATCAACTCGTACGAAAGCCGCGAAAACAGCAGCGTGCCCGCAGCAAGACTCCTTTGCTGGAGGGTTGCCCACAGAAACGGGGGGTCTGTCTGCAGGTGAAGACAGTGACTCCGAAAAAGCCAAACTCAGCTTTGCGCAAAGTCGCTCGAGTGAGACTTTCCAACGGGAAGGAATTAACGGCCTACATTCCAGGTGAAGGACACAATCTTCAGGAACACTCGATTGTGATGATCCGTGGTGGTCGTGTTCGTGACCTTCCCGGGGTGCGGTACAAAGTTGTTCGTGGTGTTTTGGACACACTGGGTGTGAGTGACCGTCGTCAGGCACGCAGTCGCTACGGAAACAAGCGTCCAAAATAA
- the rplL gene encoding 50S ribosomal protein L7/L12, translating to MSTAEATSEFDSATKELGDKIVGLTLLEAKQVADYLKEVHGIEPAGGGAVMMAPAASDSDGGSGEAEAKTEFDVILTGDGGNKIPVIKVVRAATSLGLKEAKELVEGAPKPVKEGLSEEDANKLKEEIEGAGGTCEIK from the coding sequence ATGTCCACGGCAGAAGCAACATCGGAATTTGACTCAGCTACGAAGGAGCTGGGTGACAAAATCGTCGGACTCACTTTGCTGGAAGCCAAGCAGGTCGCGGACTATCTTAAGGAAGTTCACGGGATTGAACCGGCAGGTGGTGGTGCCGTCATGATGGCTCCTGCTGCCAGTGATTCGGACGGAGGCTCTGGTGAAGCAGAAGCAAAGACCGAGTTTGACGTGATCTTGACTGGTGACGGTGGCAACAAGATTCCAGTGATTAAAGTCGTACGAGCGGCGACGAGCCTTGGACTCAAAGAAGCCAAGGAACTGGTGGAAGGAGCTCCCAAACCGGTCAAAGAAGGCCTCTCAGAAGAAGATGCGAACAAGCTGAAGGAAGAAATCGAGGGTGCCGGCGGCACCTGTGAAATCAAATAA
- the rpsG gene encoding 30S ribosomal protein S7 has product MVQKFTASAEQLKPDTRYNSVLLSKFVNCLMYDGKKSIATRVVYDALDYIQKQMPEEEPLEVFMTAVDNVKPAIEVRSKRVGGATYQVPTPVSPRRQQTLSIRWLLEAVRSKKGRPVHRSLADELMAAFRREGAAMTKRENIHRMADANKAFAHFAW; this is encoded by the coding sequence ATGGTACAGAAATTCACTGCAAGTGCTGAACAGTTAAAACCGGACACCCGCTACAATTCAGTGCTGTTGTCCAAGTTCGTTAACTGTCTGATGTACGATGGCAAGAAGAGTATCGCAACAAGAGTTGTGTACGACGCACTCGATTATATCCAGAAACAGATGCCGGAAGAGGAACCGCTCGAAGTCTTTATGACCGCAGTGGACAACGTCAAGCCGGCGATTGAGGTACGTTCCAAGCGTGTCGGTGGTGCGACCTATCAGGTTCCTACTCCCGTGAGTCCTCGGCGACAGCAGACACTTTCGATCCGCTGGCTGCTGGAGGCTGTTCGCAGTAAGAAAGGCCGGCCGGTTCATCGTTCACTGGCAGATGAACTCATGGCCGCCTTCCGACGTGAGGGCGCGGCTATGACGAAACGTGAAAACATTCACCGCATGGCAGACGCAAACAAAGCGTTCGCTCATTTCGCCTGGTAA
- the rplA gene encoding 50S ribosomal protein L1, whose amino-acid sequence MAGKSKRLQFLAKKTAEIGVLNVADAVDSLKSLEEGLPKGVKPCGFDQTVEIAVRLGVDPKQADQMVRGSIVLPHGIGKSQRVLVFAKGDNLAVAESAGADHVGGKELADRIKDGWLDFDVVIATPDMMGTVGPLGRVLGPRGLMPSPRAGTVTQDITTAINEYKAGKVEFRVDSGSNVHCVVGRMSFEKEQLRENIESLLRYIQNMKPATSKGVYVRGACLSATMSPGIAIAV is encoded by the coding sequence ATGGCTGGCAAATCAAAACGACTTCAGTTTTTAGCAAAAAAAACGGCTGAAATAGGCGTACTGAATGTTGCGGATGCTGTTGATTCACTGAAGTCTCTGGAGGAAGGATTACCGAAAGGAGTAAAGCCCTGTGGTTTTGACCAGACTGTCGAAATCGCCGTGCGATTAGGAGTCGACCCTAAACAGGCGGATCAGATGGTGCGAGGATCGATCGTACTGCCCCATGGAATCGGCAAATCGCAACGCGTACTGGTGTTTGCCAAGGGTGACAATCTGGCCGTAGCGGAATCAGCGGGTGCAGACCATGTGGGCGGCAAGGAACTGGCAGACAGAATCAAGGATGGCTGGCTTGATTTTGACGTGGTAATCGCCACACCGGATATGATGGGCACTGTTGGGCCTCTTGGCCGGGTGCTGGGGCCACGTGGCCTCATGCCGTCACCAAGAGCTGGAACAGTCACACAGGATATTACGACTGCTATCAACGAGTACAAAGCAGGTAAAGTTGAATTTCGAGTTGATTCCGGTTCCAACGTTCACTGCGTGGTCGGACGGATGTCATTTGAAAAAGAACAGTTACGAGAAAACATCGAATCATTGCTCCGGTACATACAGAACATGAAACCGGCAACTTCGAAGGGTGTCTACGTTCGGGGAGCGTGTCTGTCGGCCACGATGTCACCGGGGATTGCCATAGCGGTATGA
- the rplJ gene encoding 50S ribosomal protein L10 — protein MSRRIKDMLIADITGRIGDARDMLVVDCSAMDAITNNQWRTGIADANISALTVKNSIARNALARIGVEGLDEILAGPSTLIWGGDDVVALSKEISKWSKQAKGLKIKGATVEGKTLDAAGVDALSKSPGRLELIGQIAGLMLSPASRLAGALKGPGGQLSGALKSIADGGES, from the coding sequence ATGAGTCGTCGAATAAAAGATATGTTGATTGCGGATATCACCGGTCGCATTGGTGATGCACGTGACATGCTTGTGGTGGATTGTTCTGCGATGGATGCCATCACTAACAATCAGTGGCGAACCGGAATTGCGGATGCCAACATCTCAGCACTCACGGTCAAGAACTCGATAGCGCGCAATGCGCTGGCCCGGATCGGTGTTGAAGGTCTGGACGAAATTCTTGCCGGCCCCTCAACACTCATCTGGGGTGGCGATGACGTCGTTGCTCTTTCTAAGGAAATCTCAAAATGGTCGAAACAGGCCAAGGGGCTGAAAATCAAAGGAGCAACGGTCGAGGGAAAGACCCTCGATGCGGCCGGCGTGGATGCACTCAGTAAAAGCCCCGGTCGTCTGGAATTGATCGGCCAGATCGCCGGTTTAATGTTGTCGCCGGCAAGCCGACTGGCAGGTGCCCTTAAGGGACCAGGTGGCCAACTGTCCGGTGCACTGAAATCAATCGCCGACGGCGGCGAGTCATAG
- the rpoC gene encoding DNA-directed RNA polymerase subunit beta' codes for MSVTETTFDRVNDFASVKIGLASPHDIRSWSFGEVKKPETINYRTYRPERDGLFCERIFGPEKDWECACGKYRGMKYKGMICDRCGVKVTHSRVRRKRMGHIELAAPVVHIWFFKSMPSRLGALLNMKTTSLEKVIYFQDFVVTDPGETPLELCQMMTEDEARSARRDYGEDAFEVGMGAEAIKKLLMQMRLVEMSEKLRGDLAKTKSQSTTKDLIKRLKVIESLRDSDNRAEWMVLDVIPVIPPDLRPLVLLDSGNFATSDLNDLYRRIINRNNRLKKLVDLNAPDVIVRNEKRMLQQSVDALFDNNRCKRPVLGSSNRPLKSLTDMIKGKQGRFRENLLGKRVDYSARSVIVVGPELSLHQCGLPKKIALELFQPFVIRRLKELGHADTIKSAKRMLERRDEDVWDILDEVIRNHPVMLNRAPTLHRIGIQAFEPILVEGNAIKLHPLVCKGFNADFDGDQMAVHLPLSIEAQVEATSLMMSTHNIFSPANGAPIISASQDIVMGCYYLTLMRSGQRGEGMVFASTDDVFMAFELGKVSRHATIKMRMPRDKRLKGDGAKDYQAGGLVETSPGRVMMNDILPSRMSYYNMTMRSKDLATVISDCYLELGRSETIELLDRMKNCGFQASTSSGLSFGASDLKTAPNKEKVIGDSEKKVLTLMKNFQRGRITDQERYNKVLDIWTHAREEITKGMMEQLEHDVRDEGRYVNPIYLMAHSGARGGVGQIQQLAGMRGLMAKPSGEIIETPIKSNFREGLSVLEYFSSTHGARKGLADTALKTADSGYLTRKLADICQNMVVTMHDCGTTKGLTRGVVYRGEKVEVGLADAIRGRVSRTNIVNAITDEIIVREGELITVEKARKIEAMGLERIQVRSPMTCDSPLGMCQLCYGMDLSTGDLVERGLAVGIIAAQSIGEPGTQLTMRTFHIGGVAETEMEQNELLAKRGGQIRFARIRCVTNADGKQVVLGRNGEITIVDAKGREVEKQTVPNGAVLQVIENQEVKKGAVLCNWDPHSIPIIAQVGGKVRLDDCVEGQTVRSEKDASGNLRRTITEHRGGLHPQVILEDGAGKILDFYYLPEGASIEVIDGDKVTAGAAVARTPRESAGTQDITGGLPRVTELFEARSPKDPAVVAEIDGEIELLAEKKRGKRVVVVRGQDGTEIEHSIPHGKQLLVHQGDIVTAGDALVRGPLVPHDILRVSGPEEVQQYLLHEIQNVYRAQRVEIDDKHIEIVVAQMLRKIRIDDVGDTDLLPGILIDKFELKRVNESLNSMARVTDPGDTEYEIDDKVQLNEIEEVNAEVSKPAKFTKLRPAQASPQLLGITKASVQSESFISAASFQETTKVLTEAALAGRVDNLVGLKENVILGHLIPAGTGFHLHQEAHVRIHDQAIREQQEAKARMMAARQNLLTDTEIAARRAHEDDDSPRAPSLADLTPDDL; via the coding sequence GTGAGTGTCACTGAAACCACGTTTGATCGAGTTAATGATTTTGCCTCTGTAAAGATTGGTCTTGCCAGCCCGCACGACATTCGCAGCTGGTCCTTCGGCGAAGTAAAAAAACCGGAAACAATCAACTATCGAACGTATCGCCCGGAACGAGACGGACTCTTTTGCGAACGAATTTTTGGCCCGGAAAAGGATTGGGAATGCGCGTGCGGTAAATACCGCGGAATGAAATACAAAGGCATGATTTGCGACCGCTGTGGTGTGAAAGTAACACACAGTCGAGTCCGTCGCAAAAGGATGGGACACATTGAGCTGGCTGCGCCGGTCGTGCATATTTGGTTCTTCAAATCGATGCCGAGTCGACTGGGCGCCTTGCTTAACATGAAGACAACGTCCTTGGAAAAAGTCATCTACTTCCAGGACTTCGTTGTGACTGATCCTGGCGAAACGCCGCTGGAATTGTGCCAGATGATGACGGAAGACGAGGCCCGCTCAGCCCGTCGCGATTATGGTGAAGACGCGTTTGAAGTTGGCATGGGTGCAGAGGCTATCAAAAAGCTTTTAATGCAAATGCGTCTAGTAGAAATGTCAGAAAAATTACGCGGTGATCTGGCTAAAACAAAGAGTCAGTCGACAACAAAAGATCTGATTAAGCGTCTGAAAGTCATCGAGTCACTGCGTGACAGCGATAATCGGGCGGAATGGATGGTGCTGGACGTAATTCCTGTGATACCTCCGGATCTGCGCCCGCTCGTGCTGCTGGATTCGGGTAATTTTGCGACCAGTGACCTAAACGATTTATATCGACGAATCATCAACCGCAATAACCGTTTGAAGAAACTGGTGGATCTTAATGCTCCTGACGTTATTGTTCGCAACGAAAAGCGAATGCTCCAGCAGTCCGTAGATGCTCTCTTTGACAACAATCGCTGCAAACGACCGGTCCTGGGATCCTCTAATCGGCCACTCAAGTCTCTGACGGACATGATCAAAGGCAAGCAGGGACGTTTCCGTGAAAACCTGCTCGGAAAACGCGTCGACTATTCTGCACGCAGCGTGATCGTCGTCGGCCCCGAGCTATCCCTGCACCAGTGCGGTCTGCCGAAGAAGATCGCTCTCGAATTGTTTCAGCCGTTCGTAATTCGTCGCCTGAAGGAACTTGGCCATGCGGACACTATCAAAAGTGCCAAGCGAATGCTGGAACGGCGAGATGAAGATGTCTGGGATATCCTGGATGAAGTGATTCGCAATCATCCGGTAATGCTGAACCGGGCCCCCACGCTCCACCGTATCGGAATTCAGGCATTTGAGCCGATTCTGGTGGAAGGAAACGCGATCAAATTGCATCCACTGGTCTGCAAAGGATTCAATGCTGATTTCGACGGCGACCAGATGGCTGTCCATCTGCCACTTTCGATCGAAGCTCAGGTCGAAGCCACGTCACTGATGATGTCGACTCACAACATCTTCAGTCCGGCAAACGGCGCTCCGATTATCAGTGCATCACAGGACATTGTGATGGGATGCTACTATCTGACGCTCATGCGATCGGGGCAGCGCGGTGAAGGAATGGTTTTTGCCTCAACCGACGACGTTTTTATGGCATTTGAGCTCGGAAAAGTTTCGCGACATGCAACCATAAAAATGCGGATGCCCCGAGACAAACGATTGAAGGGAGACGGAGCAAAAGATTATCAGGCCGGAGGACTGGTTGAGACGTCTCCAGGTCGAGTCATGATGAATGACATTCTGCCGAGTCGAATGTCTTACTACAACATGACGATGCGCAGCAAGGATTTGGCAACGGTCATATCGGACTGCTATCTGGAACTGGGACGTTCAGAAACCATTGAATTACTGGATCGCATGAAAAACTGCGGTTTTCAGGCTTCAACCAGCAGCGGGCTGTCATTCGGAGCCAGCGATCTGAAGACCGCCCCAAACAAAGAGAAAGTAATTGGTGATTCAGAAAAGAAAGTTTTGACATTAATGAAAAACTTTCAACGGGGACGGATCACCGATCAGGAGCGTTACAACAAAGTACTGGACATCTGGACGCACGCTCGTGAGGAAATAACCAAAGGCATGATGGAACAACTCGAACATGACGTTCGTGACGAAGGCCGGTACGTGAACCCAATCTATCTGATGGCACACTCTGGTGCTCGAGGCGGCGTGGGCCAGATCCAGCAGCTCGCAGGGATGCGAGGTTTGATGGCAAAACCAAGTGGCGAAATCATCGAAACCCCCATCAAGTCAAACTTCCGTGAAGGGCTCTCCGTTCTCGAATACTTTAGCTCAACACACGGAGCAAGAAAGGGACTCGCAGACACCGCTCTGAAGACAGCAGACAGTGGATATCTGACGCGTAAACTGGCGGATATCTGTCAGAACATGGTCGTCACAATGCATGACTGCGGCACGACCAAAGGACTCACCCGCGGTGTTGTCTATCGCGGTGAAAAAGTTGAAGTTGGCTTGGCCGATGCAATCCGCGGTCGTGTGAGCCGAACTAACATCGTCAATGCGATTACGGATGAAATCATTGTTCGCGAAGGTGAACTGATCACCGTTGAAAAAGCTCGCAAAATCGAAGCGATGGGGCTGGAACGAATTCAGGTACGCAGTCCTATGACCTGCGATTCTCCCCTGGGAATGTGTCAGCTGTGTTACGGCATGGACCTCTCAACCGGGGATCTGGTGGAACGTGGTCTGGCTGTGGGCATCATAGCGGCTCAAAGTATCGGCGAACCAGGAACTCAGCTCACCATGCGAACATTTCACATCGGTGGCGTGGCAGAAACCGAGATGGAACAGAACGAATTACTGGCCAAACGTGGTGGTCAAATTCGATTTGCCCGCATTCGCTGCGTAACCAATGCTGACGGGAAACAGGTGGTACTGGGTCGTAATGGTGAGATTACCATTGTCGATGCCAAAGGACGTGAAGTTGAGAAACAAACCGTACCGAACGGAGCAGTGTTGCAGGTCATCGAAAACCAGGAAGTCAAAAAAGGAGCAGTTCTCTGCAACTGGGATCCACACTCAATCCCCATCATTGCTCAGGTTGGCGGCAAGGTGCGACTGGATGACTGTGTCGAGGGACAGACCGTCCGTTCCGAAAAAGACGCATCAGGAAATCTCCGTCGAACGATCACCGAACATCGCGGCGGCCTGCATCCTCAGGTGATCTTGGAAGATGGTGCCGGAAAAATTCTGGACTTCTATTACCTGCCCGAAGGTGCATCGATTGAAGTCATCGACGGTGACAAGGTAACGGCCGGTGCTGCAGTCGCACGGACTCCCCGGGAATCAGCGGGAACGCAGGACATCACCGGCGGTTTGCCGCGCGTCACAGAACTCTTCGAGGCCCGCAGTCCGAAAGATCCGGCTGTCGTAGCTGAAATCGACGGTGAGATCGAACTGCTGGCCGAAAAGAAACGAGGCAAACGAGTTGTCGTGGTTCGAGGTCAGGACGGAACTGAAATTGAACATTCCATTCCACACGGCAAACAACTGCTGGTGCACCAGGGCGACATTGTGACAGCGGGTGACGCGCTGGTCCGTGGTCCTTTAGTACCACACGACATTCTGCGGGTGAGTGGGCCGGAAGAGGTTCAACAGTATCTGCTGCACGAGATTCAGAATGTTTACCGGGCTCAGCGTGTTGAAATCGATGATAAGCATATTGAAATTGTCGTCGCCCAGATGCTTCGAAAAATTCGTATTGATGATGTAGGCGACACGGATCTGCTGCCCGGCATTCTGATTGACAAGTTTGAGTTAAAACGAGTAAATGAATCACTGAATTCAATGGCCCGTGTGACCGATCCGGGCGATACAGAATATGAAATCGACGACAAGGTCCAGTTGAATGAAATCGAGGAAGTGAACGCCGAAGTCAGCAAACCGGCCAAATTCACCAAGCTGCGGCCTGCACAGGCGAGTCCTCAGCTGCTGGGTATTACCAAGGCTTCCGTTCAGAGCGAGAGTTTCATTTCAGCGGCCAGTTTTCAGGAGACGACTAAGGTTCTTACCGAAGCAGCACTGGCAGGTCGGGTCGATAATCTGGTCGGGTTGAAGGAAAACGTCATCCTCGGACATCTGATCCCGGCCGGGACCGGTTTCCACCTGCATCAGGAGGCTCATGTTCGAATTCATGATCAGGCCATTCGTGAACAGCAGGAAGCCAAAGCAAGGATGATGGCGGCCCGTCAGAATCTGCTGACCGATACAGAAATAGCCGCTCGGAGGGCTCACGAAGATGATGACAGTCCGCGAGCACCTTCATTGGCAGATTTAACTCCGGATGACCTGTAA
- the rpoB gene encoding DNA-directed RNA polymerase subunit beta gives MPVPEVRTIDRDTVRDFGKITADYEITDLTRIQTESYGRFLQLGRSARDRRDQGLEGILREVFPIESYDGQFRLEYVRYELGKPRYTPAECRQLRLTYGRPFRVWLRLVKEQPVEEEVYLGDIPVMIGGGEFIVNGAERVVVSQLHRSPGVDFVLAEETASSDRKTHSCRIIPERGSWIELIVTKKEAVAVRIDQSGKFSALTLLRAMDPAYSTDSALLKLFYESEQQKVSSRLTPEKIQGRYCADDVVFPEGHDRAGEIFCDAGGQITEGMVEELLGSGLTSIELLKDVTDLLIINTLNEDSTASHEEALLRIYQRLRPGNPPNLDKASDLFREKFFDVNRYRLGRVGRFRINRKFDQEVSDDEMTLRPDDFVNAIRYITRLRRKDDTASIDDIDNLGNRRLRTIDELGTDEIRKGFLKLRRTVQERMSMKEVDGMTPRTLINPKSVSAAIDFFYGRSELSQVVDQTNPLSMLTHERRLSALGPGGLNRKRAGFEVRDVHISHYGRICPIETPEGTNIGLISSLGIFSKVDPYGFLISPYRVIKKGKITDEVVWLRADEESSVYVAPADTPVENGKLVDDLVLARFRSDVVWVSKDMVQYIDVAPCQMVGVSAGLIPFLEHDDANRALMGSNMQRQAVPLLITERPVVGTGMEDHVAQHSGMLVRADKSGTVSYVDANRVDVGDRSYPLRKFTRLNERTCLNQKPIVAVGDRVKAGQLLCDSAATRNGSLALGRNVLVAFMSWEGFNFEDAIILSERLVKEDVYTSIHVDEFDVEIRETKLGREEFTRDIPNVSEKALRHLNDDGIVHVGTRVLPGDILVGKVSPKAKSELTPEEKLLHAIFGRAGEDVKNESLEVPSGVGGIVIHTERFSRRMSLSDIERKRFEDDLKQVETDAAGRIAEKYQEFAKELKSVLGRALTDADGRDMGTLEDVGAVAQFARDFPNHFDSLEIRSADKKTAARRLIRDHWPAVEDVIDTEDHRVNSMKRGDELPSGVLQMVKVYVASRRQISVGDKMAGRHGNKGVISKVLPIEDMPFLEDGTPVDIILNPLGVPSRMNVGQILETHLGWAAGKVGYRAVCPVFDGATEEEVREALVEAGLPEDGKARLFDGRTGIPMEQKTTVGQIYMLKLHHLVDDKVHARATGPYSLITQQPLGGKARFGGQRFGEMEVWALEAYGAAYILQELLTVKSDDVEGRTKIYESMVKGENTLEAGTPASFDVLNNEIRGLCLNMQLEKAGH, from the coding sequence ATGCCCGTTCCTGAAGTTCGTACGATCGACAGAGATACGGTCCGAGATTTTGGGAAAATCACGGCGGACTACGAAATTACAGATCTGACTCGGATTCAGACGGAATCCTACGGTCGTTTTCTACAGCTCGGACGTTCTGCGCGCGATCGTCGGGACCAAGGCCTGGAAGGGATCCTGCGGGAGGTCTTCCCGATTGAAAGCTACGATGGTCAGTTCCGCCTGGAATACGTTCGTTACGAACTCGGAAAGCCCCGTTACACACCTGCAGAGTGTCGGCAGTTGCGACTAACATACGGGCGACCATTTCGTGTCTGGCTGCGTCTGGTTAAAGAACAACCCGTTGAGGAGGAAGTGTATCTCGGCGACATTCCCGTCATGATCGGAGGCGGAGAATTCATTGTAAATGGTGCCGAACGTGTAGTCGTCAGCCAGCTTCATCGTTCACCTGGCGTCGATTTTGTACTGGCGGAAGAAACTGCCAGCAGCGATCGAAAAACACACTCCTGCCGGATTATTCCGGAACGTGGCAGCTGGATCGAACTTATTGTTACCAAGAAGGAAGCTGTAGCAGTCAGGATTGATCAGAGCGGTAAGTTTTCAGCGCTCACACTGTTACGTGCAATGGATCCGGCATATTCAACGGACTCTGCGCTGCTGAAACTATTTTACGAGTCAGAACAGCAGAAGGTGTCGTCACGTCTGACACCGGAGAAAATTCAGGGACGATACTGTGCAGATGATGTTGTTTTTCCGGAAGGACATGATCGGGCCGGGGAAATTTTCTGTGATGCCGGTGGCCAGATCACAGAAGGAATGGTCGAAGAGTTACTGGGTTCGGGTCTGACTTCAATCGAATTGTTGAAGGACGTCACGGATCTGCTGATCATCAATACACTCAACGAAGACAGCACAGCTTCGCACGAAGAGGCACTTCTTCGGATTTACCAGCGTCTGCGACCAGGAAACCCCCCCAACCTGGACAAGGCCTCTGACCTGTTCCGTGAAAAATTCTTTGATGTCAACCGGTACCGTCTGGGACGTGTTGGGCGTTTTCGAATCAATCGGAAATTCGATCAGGAAGTATCTGACGATGAAATGACCTTGCGACCGGATGATTTCGTCAATGCCATTCGTTACATCACTCGACTTCGAAGGAAGGACGATACGGCATCAATCGACGACATTGACAATTTGGGGAATCGGCGACTGAGGACCATCGATGAACTCGGGACCGATGAAATTCGCAAGGGGTTCCTCAAGCTCCGACGGACGGTTCAGGAACGAATGAGCATGAAGGAAGTCGACGGCATGACTCCTCGCACTCTGATCAATCCCAAGAGTGTGTCAGCAGCCATCGATTTCTTCTATGGTCGCAGTGAGCTTTCGCAGGTCGTGGACCAGACCAATCCTTTGTCCATGTTGACCCACGAACGTCGCTTGAGTGCTTTGGGACCGGGCGGTCTGAATCGAAAGCGAGCAGGCTTTGAAGTTCGCGATGTTCATATTTCTCACTATGGTCGTATATGTCCGATCGAAACACCGGAAGGCACGAACATTGGACTGATTTCCAGTCTCGGCATCTTCTCCAAGGTGGACCCTTATGGATTTCTGATTTCCCCTTATCGAGTGATCAAAAAAGGGAAGATCACGGACGAAGTCGTGTGGTTACGTGCGGATGAGGAATCATCAGTGTATGTAGCTCCGGCAGATACACCAGTTGAGAACGGCAAACTTGTCGATGACCTGGTTCTGGCTCGTTTCCGCAGTGACGTGGTCTGGGTTTCCAAAGACATGGTTCAGTACATCGATGTGGCCCCCTGTCAGATGGTTGGTGTGTCGGCCGGACTGATTCCTTTTCTCGAGCACGACGATGCCAACCGGGCATTGATGGGGTCAAACATGCAGCGGCAGGCAGTCCCGTTGCTGATAACAGAGCGACCGGTCGTGGGAACCGGAATGGAAGATCACGTGGCCCAGCACTCAGGAATGCTGGTACGAGCTGACAAGAGCGGAACTGTCTCGTATGTGGACGCCAACCGAGTCGACGTCGGCGATCGTAGTTATCCCCTGCGTAAATTTACTCGATTGAACGAACGAACATGTCTGAATCAAAAACCAATCGTAGCTGTGGGCGACAGGGTGAAAGCAGGCCAGCTTTTATGCGACAGTGCGGCCACCAGGAACGGGTCTCTTGCGCTGGGCCGAAATGTTCTTGTCGCGTTTATGTCGTGGGAAGGATTCAACTTTGAAGATGCTATTATTTTGTCCGAACGTCTGGTGAAGGAAGACGTTTATACGTCAATTCATGTCGATGAATTCGATGTGGAAATCCGTGAGACCAAACTGGGGCGGGAAGAATTCACTCGTGACATTCCAAATGTAAGCGAGAAGGCTCTGCGCCATTTGAACGATGACGGAATTGTGCATGTCGGAACCCGAGTTTTGCCGGGAGACATTCTTGTCGGCAAAGTTTCCCCGAAGGCCAAATCCGAACTCACACCTGAAGAAAAGCTGCTGCATGCAATCTTCGGCCGTGCCGGTGAAGATGTGAAGAATGAGTCGCTGGAAGTTCCCAGCGGGGTCGGTGGAATCGTAATTCACACGGAACGATTTTCCCGTCGGATGAGTCTGTCTGATATCGAACGAAAGCGATTTGAAGACGATCTCAAACAGGTCGAAACCGATGCCGCCGGTCGAATAGCAGAAAAATATCAGGAGTTTGCAAAAGAACTTAAATCGGTCCTTGGCAGAGCCCTGACCGATGCTGACGGACGGGATATGGGCACACTTGAAGATGTCGGTGCCGTCGCACAGTTTGCGCGGGACTTCCCGAATCATTTCGACAGTCTGGAGATCCGCAGTGCAGACAAAAAAACAGCTGCACGCCGGCTGATCAGGGACCACTGGCCCGCGGTAGAAGACGTAATCGATACCGAAGATCACCGAGTTAACAGTATGAAACGGGGTGATGAATTGCCCAGTGGAGTGCTGCAAATGGTTAAGGTTTATGTCGCGTCACGTCGGCAAATCTCAGTTGGCGACAAAATGGCCGGCCGGCACGGAAACAAAGGAGTCATCTCGAAGGTGTTGCCGATTGAGGACATGCCATTCCTCGAAGACGGAACTCCGGTCGACATCATTCTCAATCCGCTGGGCGTTCCGAGTCGAATGAATGTCGGTCAAATTCTGGAAACCCATCTGGGATGGGCAGCCGGCAAGGTTGGTTATCGGGCCGTCTGCCCGGTGTTTGACGGTGCGACGGAAGAAGAAGTTCGTGAAGCACTGGTCGAAGCAGGTTTACCGGAGGACGGAAAAGCTCGTTTGTTCGACGGACGGACGGGTATACCGATGGAACAAAAAACCACGGTTGGCCAGATCTACATGCTGAAACTGCATCACCTGGTGGATGATAAAGTTCATGCCCGTGCCACAGGCCCCTACTCATTGATCACTCAGCAGCCACTTGGTGGAAAAGCCCGATTCGGCGGACAGCGGTTCGGTGAAATGGAAGTCTGGGCATTGGAGGCCTACGGCGCTGCTTACATTCTTCAGGAACTGTTGACTGTTAAGAGTGACGATGTGGAAGGCCGCACAAAGATTTATGAATCAATGGTCAAAGGTGAAAACACACTGGAAGCCGGTACCCCTGCAAGTTTCGATGTACTCAACAATGAAATTCGCGGACTGTGCCTGAATATGCAGCTGGAGAAAGCTGGGCATTAG